TCCAACACTTTGATGTTTTGACAGACgcctttccttttttccaaaCTTCCTGGTTTTCCTTGTTTGTGTTTAATGTCCTGCCTTTGTGGTCCCGTGTTGGAAGCGGAGTCGTCTCCTCGGGACTTTGCCCCCCTAAGTTCAAACCTTGGTGTCTGTCCTGCAGGAGCCCAGCTCCAAACGCAGCAAACCCGTTTCCAGGGTGGCGTCTCTGGCCAGCCTGCTGCCGCCTGTCAAAAGCACCCCCCTGAAGAGGATCGGCCTGCGGCTGCAGGTGAGTCCAAAGCCGCTCCCTCACTGGTTCAAATGTTAGCAAGAACCTCCTCTGTGTTCAACGGAACCTGGGGGAGGAGCTTCAGGGAGCGTCCAGTGTTAAAGTCTGTCTGCCTCCACAGCGCTCCATCAGTTTGCATCATGACAATCAGAGcgccgctcctcttcctccctcttccTCCTTAACAATGACTGCACGGGTCATCCCGGCCGCCATCTCTGACTCCTCGTCCTCCGTCACAGCATCTCGTGTTTCCACGGCAACAGCTCAGCCCTCCAAGCGCCGCGACAGCAAGCTGTGGAGCGAGACGTTCGACGTCCGAACGGGAGCGACTCAAACTCTGAGCCCGAAGGAGATCAAACGACAGGAGGTGAAGGTCACACAGACGTCTGCTGCTGCTCCGCCTCCTGTTTCTACCAGGAGgcggagcagcagctgctgacgTTTTCCTCACTTCTCCTGGAAAAGTCCatcctgacattaaaaacaatttggtGTCTGATGATCAAAGAAACGATGATGTTTCCTTTTGGCTCCTCTTCTCCCTCCTGAAGGCTATTTTTGAGCTGGCTCAGGGAGAACAAGACCTGGTGGAGGATCTCAAGCTGGCCAAGAAGGTAACCAGATGTTTTTGATGTACTTTCTCCAAATGTTAAACCCTCagttctttaaaaatgggaaATTTACTCAGATCATTTTTTCCTCAAGTTTGGAGTTTTTCCCTTAccacgaaggggggtctaagggcagggatgtccagtttagcttagtcagttttttAGATCCATtaagtattttcctattgaattctaaggattcatgatccttttgattttatgttttactttttcaattaccgatacgaagcccattgagacgattgttgtgaatttgggctacaaattaaactgaattgaatcTCAATTCCAGGACTTTAGATCTAAAAGCCAATTTGCTTCCAGAAAAGACATTTCTAAAGGAACTCTCCTTCAATGTGAGGCAGAAGACGTCTTAGTGAGGGCTGTCTGTGCAGGAGCAGCATACCTGGATAGAAACAGGAGCCTTTGGTTGGTGCAGACGATTCTGGGGAAAACAGCGACATCTGGAGGATAAACGACGCAACAGCAGCCTCTCCAGAGTTGAACTGTCTGCAAGCTGAGGCTCTTTTCACgcttcatttcatttctctggttaacccttgtgctatcttagatgaccccccccccccttccattggcgtgttctccctaccatgacaaaggtggataaaggtggaaagatttcatgtaatccatggacaccagtgaagatcacaaatcattgaagaaaaaaggttcagagcactgtctagtgggtctagatgacccacctcccaacgttaaagtgcctaggatagcacaaggattaaacaGAGCATTCATATCGCTAAGgatcaaccaaccaaccaaccaataaATCAGTACGTTTGACAATAACTAAAATAATTTAGCTGTAACacagtttccctttttttacattagagaggaggaaaaatgaaacagagaCTGAAAAACCCTGAAGACTTTTTCTGATTGCTCTTCATCCTTAAAACATTCAGTGAATCTGGAAAAACTCCTCTGGAAAGAGACGTGATGCTGTGATTTACAGCGAGTGTCTATGAGAGACGGTCAGAGGAAGAGTCTGGAGGTGGAGGATGAAGGTCTGATGGTGACAGAAGACAGAAGAGCGGATGCTGGTGGACTTTGACAAAAGAATGGAGATGACATAGATGTAGATATACAAGCAGAAGAAGCTCAGAAGTTGATCACATATTGTTCGGATGTTGTTAATCTGAAGGAGATCAGAGACCCGACAGCAGAGGATGGTGGAGAGACTATGACAGCAGATCAGGAGACTTGGTAGAATCAAGACATTCAGGAGTTTGATAGAGAAAAGTGGAGCACTGAGAAGATATGTTGTTGATGCAGAGACCAGAGGCAGAGCTGgaagcagcagagatgaagatgctgaggttctctttgggaccaggatggatcaggaatgaatccatcacaATAACAGATCATtgatgttctggagatccacgagggaagcagatggagacgtCTGGGAGGAGGAGCTGAGATGATGATGGTGAAGGGATGctgagaccaaagaggaggttcatggatgaggaggagagaggaggatgcagaggagagggtTACATGGAGATGaaggtttgtgtgtttgtgcttcaGGCCTACCATGACCCCATGCTGAAGCTGTCCATCATGACCGAGCAGGAGCTCAACCAGATCTTTGGAACTCTGGAGTCCCTGATTCCTCTGCATGAAGGTAGGAGGTGGTGATCCCAGCACAGACACGCTCACCCTTAAAACGAGGATGAAGACCTGCTTCAGGTCGCATGATAACAGAACTGCATGCAGCAGATCGTAACAGATCAGAGGAGTTTGACCCGTTCCTAAACAGTCTGGACTTCACGGAGGCCTCGCTGTCTCTCCTCAGACCTTCTAGGTCGCCTCCGAGATGCCAGAAAACCTGACGGGTCCACAGAACATGTTGGGCATATCCTGACTGCCTGGGTAGGAGTTTACTGGACCCACACCCACGTTCTGGAGATCATTCTGAGCCTCCTCCTGATCTCCACATGTGTCtttgtgtccctgcagctgccctgtctctcctcctacACGTCATACTGCAGCAACCAGGTGAAAGCCAAGGCCCTGCTGGACCAGAAGAAGCAGGACCGGCGAGTTCAGGACTTCCTGCAGCGCTGCCTTCAGTCGCCTTTCAGCAGGAAGTTGGACCTGTGGAACTTCCTGGACATCCCTCGCAGCCGGCTGGTGAAATATCCGCTGCTGCTCAGAGAGATCCTGAAGCACACGGCCATCGATCACCCGGACCGGCAGCACCTGGACGAGGCGGTGAGGAAGCCTAGCGGCACAGAACGGTCCAGGAAATGATGGACGGCATAGGAAAAGACTGACTTCTGAGGCACGGTTAGGAGAAACAGCTAAAAGGGAAAAAGTCTGAAGTGAAAGCTGCAGGAGAGCAGAAAGCTGCAGGGCGTCATCTCTGCATCACAATTGCAACTTATCCAGATTCAAACCAACGCATGGTGAAGAAATCCTGATTTAGTAGCTGTTGGTGGTGAAGATGAGGATGCATTAGAAAGAGCTGAAACGTCTCACCTCCATAGAGATGAAACCTTCTTGGTTTCCTTCAGGAATCAGTTAAGCTTCTGCAGCGGCTGACCGTCCTGTGTGTGCAGATGCTGATGGTCCAGAGTGTGGTGGCTGACATCAACAGGCAGACCGGGGAGTCCGAGTGTCAGTACTACAAGGAGCGTCTGCTGTACTCAGAGGAGGGGCAGAGGGACCAGCTCATCGACCGCTCCAAGACCCTCTGCTGCCACGGCGAGCTGAAGAACAACCGCAGCGTCGTCAGTAGATTCTTCTGCTCTCAGAGCTGAAGAGACCTTTTCAGCtgacatgcttttgttttgaaaggttTAGCAACAGGAAGTGGGAACAGCTCTCTCTTTGTCTGTCCTCCTTCCAGAAGCTCCACGTCTTCCTGTTCCAGAACATCTTGGTCATCACTCGCTCCGTCTCGCTCCACAACCAGCCCGTCAGCTACCAGCTGTGCCGCCAGCCCATCCCTCTGACCCGGCTGGACCTGGAGGACCTTTCCGACGGGGAGATGAGAGTGGGCGGGTCCATCAGAGGCGCCTTCAGCAACACCGAGCGGAGTCAGTATGAACAGACGCTGCAGTCCGTCGTTCTGCAGGAAGTCGGCTTTACGGAGCGTCTTCCAGCTTTATGGAAGTGTGAAAGGATTTAGGAGGAGATTGCTGCAAATCAGACACTTTAACATCAACTATTTATGGATTTTAGtgtgtttattgttttgtgtttccagCTGCATGAATTCCCAAAAGCATCTGTGTTGCTTCTTGCAAACGGTCCCTTCACTCTCTGAAGGATCTTGAGTGGTAACATCTGTGTCTTCTTCTTACAGCAAAGAATTTCTTCCGGGTTTCGTACCGTGCAGAAGGACAGCCGCTGACGCACAGCTTCCAGGCCAGCGACGCCTTCAACAAGCAGCAGTGGATCAACTGCATCCGACAGGCCAAAGAAGCCGCAGTGCAGCAGGTGCAGGCGGGAGAGCGGCTGGATCCTGGACCGCTCCGGGAGACGGATCTGGATCCTGGACCGCTCCGGGAGACGGATCTGGATCCTGGACCGCTCCGGGAGACGGATCTGGATCCTGGACCGCTCCGGGAGACGGATCTGGATCCTGGACCGCTCCGGGAGAGGGATCTGGATCCTGGACCGCTCCGGGAGACGGATGTGGATACTGGGCTTGGAAAAGACAGAGGAAGGTGGAGTGAGTCAGAGCCAGATTTGGGTTTGGACAGAAGTCTGGGTTCAGGAGAGGATGTTGGTTCTGTTATGGGGACATGTTCGGGTCTGGAGGGCGCCATGTGTCTGGAAACAAGTGGAGGATCCGAGGCAGAGGATCCGACGATGGCAGGAGAACGGGACACAGCGTGGGTTGGATCAGAACCAGGAGCTGCTGTGGACTGGAAGATGGGCAGAGAAGAACCGACTGTCAGCACAGTCGCCTGCTTTTTCTCAGCTGGTCTGAACTTGaaggaagaggaaatgacagaggaagagcagaggggTTCCAAGGAAGGAGAAGAGGAGACGGACTTCCTGCAGTGTGAGGAGATGAGCTATAGATGCTGATCCAGAGCACCAATCAGAGCCCTTAGAGGGAGTCACATGACCAGCCAGCAGCAGCACCGCATGAGCTGCATGTTTGGGCCTGGAGAACCGAACACAGGCTCCACATTCACATCTTTGAGTGCAGAACTTCTCAGCTTCATGCAGAAATGATCTTTTTTGCTGCAGATATTTTcaggatttccttttttttctatatcatgtgtttgtatttttacacaTAGAGCTCTGAGGAGTTTCCTGATGTCATCTTGATCCTAATAAAGAGTTAAATTTCCACAGAAAAACACTTCCTGTTTACAGTATCTGATTACCATGGAAACCAAAGGCTCCCCGGAGCTTTGAAGGAGTTGACGGACATTTCTGAGGGTTCTGGATGCAGAGAGAGCAGATGACAGAGAGCCTTCCCTGAATCATGTTACAGTATGGAAATGTAACTGTATCTTCTTTTGTGTCACATGGGGCTTGAATGAATCTGGCAGTCCTGCTAGTATCATAGCTATGATTGGTCCGTTGCTAAGCGTTTCACCTGCATCTCtcaacccttgttctatcttagatgaccccccccccccttccattgaggtgttctccctaccatgacaaaggtggataaaggtggaaagatttcatgtaatccatggacaccagtgaagatcacaaatcattgaagaaaaaaggttcagagcactgtctagtgggtctagatgacccaactccca
The nucleotide sequence above comes from Oryzias latipes chromosome 5, ASM223467v1. Encoded proteins:
- the arhgef3 gene encoding rho guanine nucleotide exchange factor 3 isoform X1, yielding MPAGDDGCQRGSRSSSSFSLLSSDGWTLRGKKRKQINRDADSLSLCSLDINEPSSKRSKPVSRVASLASLLPPVKSTPLKRIGLRLQRSISLHHDNQSAAPLPPSSSLTMTARVIPAAISDSSSSVTASRVSTATAQPSKRRDSKLWSETFDVRTGATQTLSPKEIKRQEAIFELAQGEQDLVEDLKLAKKAYHDPMLKLSIMTEQELNQIFGTLESLIPLHEDLLGRLRDARKPDGSTEHVGHILTAWLPCLSSYTSYCSNQVKAKALLDQKKQDRRVQDFLQRCLQSPFSRKLDLWNFLDIPRSRLVKYPLLLREILKHTAIDHPDRQHLDEAMLMVQSVVADINRQTGESECQYYKERLLYSEEGQRDQLIDRSKTLCCHGELKNNRSVKLHVFLFQNILVITRSVSLHNQPVSYQLCRQPIPLTRLDLEDLSDGEMRVGGSIRGAFSNTERTKNFFRVSYRAEGQPLTHSFQASDAFNKQQWINCIRQAKEAAVQQVQAGERLDPGPLRETDLDPGPLRETDLDPGPLRETDLDPGPLRETDLDPGPLRERDLDPGPLRETDVDTGLGKDRGRWSESEPDLGLDRSLGSGEDVGSVMGTCSGLEGAMCLETSGGSEAEDPTMAGERDTAWVGSEPGAAVDWKMGREEPTVSTVACFFSAGLNLKEEEMTEEEQRGSKEGEEETDFLQCEEMSYRC
- the arhgef3 gene encoding rho guanine nucleotide exchange factor 3 isoform X4, with amino-acid sequence MPAGIQKKRKQINRDADSLSLCSLDINEPSSKRSKPVSRVASLASLLPPVKSTPLKRIGLRLQRSISLHHDNQSAAPLPPSSSLTMTARVIPAAISDSSSSVTASRVSTATAQPSKRRDSKLWSETFDVRTGATQTLSPKEIKRQEAIFELAQGEQDLVEDLKLAKKAYHDPMLKLSIMTEQELNQIFGTLESLIPLHEDLLGRLRDARKPDGSTEHVGHILTAWLPCLSSYTSYCSNQVKAKALLDQKKQDRRVQDFLQRCLQSPFSRKLDLWNFLDIPRSRLVKYPLLLREILKHTAIDHPDRQHLDEAMLMVQSVVADINRQTGESECQYYKERLLYSEEGQRDQLIDRSKTLCCHGELKNNRSVKLHVFLFQNILVITRSVSLHNQPVSYQLCRQPIPLTRLDLEDLSDGEMRVGGSIRGAFSNTERTKNFFRVSYRAEGQPLTHSFQASDAFNKQQWINCIRQAKEAAVQQVQAGERLDPGPLRETDLDPGPLRETDLDPGPLRETDLDPGPLRETDLDPGPLRERDLDPGPLRETDVDTGLGKDRGRWSESEPDLGLDRSLGSGEDVGSVMGTCSGLEGAMCLETSGGSEAEDPTMAGERDTAWVGSEPGAAVDWKMGREEPTVSTVACFFSAGLNLKEEEMTEEEQRGSKEGEEETDFLQCEEMSYRC
- the arhgef3 gene encoding rho guanine nucleotide exchange factor 3 isoform X2; its protein translation is MMGCCLFVYHRKKRKQINRDADSLSLCSLDINEPSSKRSKPVSRVASLASLLPPVKSTPLKRIGLRLQRSISLHHDNQSAAPLPPSSSLTMTARVIPAAISDSSSSVTASRVSTATAQPSKRRDSKLWSETFDVRTGATQTLSPKEIKRQEAIFELAQGEQDLVEDLKLAKKAYHDPMLKLSIMTEQELNQIFGTLESLIPLHEDLLGRLRDARKPDGSTEHVGHILTAWLPCLSSYTSYCSNQVKAKALLDQKKQDRRVQDFLQRCLQSPFSRKLDLWNFLDIPRSRLVKYPLLLREILKHTAIDHPDRQHLDEAMLMVQSVVADINRQTGESECQYYKERLLYSEEGQRDQLIDRSKTLCCHGELKNNRSVKLHVFLFQNILVITRSVSLHNQPVSYQLCRQPIPLTRLDLEDLSDGEMRVGGSIRGAFSNTERTKNFFRVSYRAEGQPLTHSFQASDAFNKQQWINCIRQAKEAAVQQVQAGERLDPGPLRETDLDPGPLRETDLDPGPLRETDLDPGPLRETDLDPGPLRERDLDPGPLRETDVDTGLGKDRGRWSESEPDLGLDRSLGSGEDVGSVMGTCSGLEGAMCLETSGGSEAEDPTMAGERDTAWVGSEPGAAVDWKMGREEPTVSTVACFFSAGLNLKEEEMTEEEQRGSKEGEEETDFLQCEEMSYRC
- the arhgef3 gene encoding rho guanine nucleotide exchange factor 3 isoform X3; the protein is MVVGQKPFGPQRFLSGRSEEFSTSGPKQVEEPSSKRSKPVSRVASLASLLPPVKSTPLKRIGLRLQRSISLHHDNQSAAPLPPSSSLTMTARVIPAAISDSSSSVTASRVSTATAQPSKRRDSKLWSETFDVRTGATQTLSPKEIKRQEAIFELAQGEQDLVEDLKLAKKAYHDPMLKLSIMTEQELNQIFGTLESLIPLHEDLLGRLRDARKPDGSTEHVGHILTAWLPCLSSYTSYCSNQVKAKALLDQKKQDRRVQDFLQRCLQSPFSRKLDLWNFLDIPRSRLVKYPLLLREILKHTAIDHPDRQHLDEAMLMVQSVVADINRQTGESECQYYKERLLYSEEGQRDQLIDRSKTLCCHGELKNNRSVKLHVFLFQNILVITRSVSLHNQPVSYQLCRQPIPLTRLDLEDLSDGEMRVGGSIRGAFSNTERTKNFFRVSYRAEGQPLTHSFQASDAFNKQQWINCIRQAKEAAVQQVQAGERLDPGPLRETDLDPGPLRETDLDPGPLRETDLDPGPLRETDLDPGPLRERDLDPGPLRETDVDTGLGKDRGRWSESEPDLGLDRSLGSGEDVGSVMGTCSGLEGAMCLETSGGSEAEDPTMAGERDTAWVGSEPGAAVDWKMGREEPTVSTVACFFSAGLNLKEEEMTEEEQRGSKEGEEETDFLQCEEMSYRC